A window of Rosa rugosa chromosome 7, drRosRugo1.1, whole genome shotgun sequence genomic DNA:
gtgatcctaagggcgatccgtgaggatccgaccgttggatcatcatttaatttcgatccgaccgttggattgtcgtttgaatatgtttttgagttattggctaagttaaggtcatgtgtgattaggtgattgacggtcttccttgggtgagcgatttcggtgtgtattgtgttgaattgaagacgcagcgggaatatcgaggtgagtaaatcgcacatggttcattcacgaaccgaaattcggtgattttatttaattgagaaattgtggaaattgttttatgaaaataaatatttgttttaaattatatggacttgatcgactacggtccataggtaagtaaaatgtatttaaactataaaaatgaatttctagattttattgcatgtgaactatagttggtattagtggtcactcttgtgtgggtgactacgtatatatatatatttacgtggaatatatattggatggtgtgatttactgagttatattttgagcattacctttggaatatgtgatttatcttagatgttgtgttgtctatgataatgggtaattgagtaaagtgcgatagttgagtcgttgagatgaattaaatgaggagtcgagtgaattgagaaaagcagtcattcgtaaggtgaaccttggccaggtgacactttacgatacagttagagctctagtctgtctgccgtcatactgcttgggggataaacgagttatcatatgcccttgggtatgacatgacatactgaatggggtgattaatataattaatcataagcctgtaagtatgatatactgaatggggtgattaatatatttaatcataagcctgtaagtataatatactgcatgggatgatttatataaataaatcataagcctgtgagtatatattgagtaagaagttgtttattattgagtagtcatgatgagatgtgagttgattgatgcttgaagtgatgttgtacacttcaattcttatgcaaaacaaaattaaaatgtgcttgagttgattgtgttactttaaatcgtgcaatcctttcatttactcatacgagctttgcaaaaagcttaccgggtttgtattgttgcaatcccggtacactattcaaacggtgtagcgggtaatcctacaggtcaggcgaatcgggaaggtgatcgagctgcttAGAGAAATTGCATTGGGTAAATCTGgatttatattgtgaggtttatTATGCTCTTTTGAGTATTGTAAATTAAGTTGTGAGAGTGTGATGTAATAAGTAAATTGAAGATTGGtttttgtaatattgagaggtgtgaagtgtggttgtttgtgagaaaaaaattcaggacgttatttgtattgatgttaatcatgtttcggatttgaattgattattcaaaattcggggcgtgacagtttggtatcagagcgtaaggtgcatattcggtgatgtgtcaataccttccgagtgatggcccgtctgcagcggatccccatcgtgtactcttcggtattggcaaagtcattgggtatgtatGAACGTTAGGAGTCGTCTAGGACGTCGAGTTGCTTTAGGACCTTGAATGCTTCCTTAtggtattgacttggttaatatggactgGTATTTGACTTATAATGTGTGTAAGTGTTATACTTATATTAACCAAGCGTACTATGCACCTTAGGTAATGGACAGACAGCGAGGCTATGGTGTGCGCAGAAGAGGAGGCGGAATTGGTGGTAGGAGGGAAAGGACCCGCCCCTTAGAGGAAGTTTATTTGAGTGACGCAGAGTCTTCTTTTGATGTACAGCCTACTCCACCTGTTGTGGAAGTAGTGGATGCCGTTCGCTTAGCCAAACTGGTTAAGGAGATCAAACAGTTAGGTGCAACCCCATTTGAAGGGGGAGTTGATCATTGGGCAGCTGATCAGTGGCTTGAGAATATGATGAGTTGTTTCGAGATGGTGATTTGCTCTGAAACTGAGAAGTGGAAGATTGCTGCTTATCTTCTTCAGGGTGATGCCAGGATATGGTGGGCTGGTCAGCGGAATACAGTGAATATGGCTACGCTGACTTGGAATGGTTTTGTGGAACTATTCCAGGACATGTACTTCCCTGATGCAGTGAGGGAGCAGATTGAGTTAGATTTCATTTCCCTGGAACAGGGGACTATGACTGTGAGAGAGTATGAAACACGGTTCACTCAATTATACAGATTCGTTCCCCAGTTGGATGCCCAAGCCTTGGCTAAGAAGTTCCTGAGAGGACTGAATTCCAGGATTAGGGAGATAGTGTATCCTCTTCGGTtaaccaccaaggaagagatcTTTGCTAGTGCCATGGCCCATGAACAGGCAACCAGCATGCATACGAGTGAACGGGGAGTTGTGAGAGAATCCTTGGGAAAAGGGAAAGCGATTGTGGGGAGCAGTGGTTCCAGGGATCATGGAGGTAGGTCGTGGAAGAGACAGCGGACCAGTTTCCATCCACAGGCTCCAACTAGGATGGTCAACCAGTACCAGGCCCCAGCCAGGGCAGCACCGGCTCCATTTAGAGCTGTACCTGTGAGGCAAGTAGCACCAACTGCACCAGTGAAATGCTACAACTGTGGTGAACAGGGCCATATCTCTAAGGTGTGTACGAAGGCGCAAATTAGGGTGTGCTTTAATTGTGGCCAGCCGGGACATATTTCCAGAGAGTGTACTCGACCTCAGGGTAGAAGACAGGGTAACCAGCAGAGACTACTACCTCCAGCACCAGCTAGAGTCTTTGCCATTGGTCAAGGAGGCACTGGGgtggaaggtaccttatctgTTTATAGCTATCTTGCTAGAGTATTGTTTGATACGGGAGCCTCccactctttcatatctagttcaGTTGTGGAAGTGTTGGGTTTGATTTCCATGCCTCTTTTTAGATCATTATGTGTTACATCACCTCTCGGTGTGTCTCTTGAGCTggatatgttttgtgatgattgccctaTTGGGATAGGTGGTAGAGAGTTCTCTGCCTCATTGATTGTGATACCGGATCACACGTATGATGTGATTTTGGGTATGGATTGGTTGAGCCCGAACCATgcattgattgattgctttagaATGATTGTGTCCTTCCATATTCCTGGACAACCAGTGTTTCATTACCGTTGTCTGAAGTCCGACATTACCATGCGGGCAGGGATTTTGGCTCATATTGAGTCAGGGAGTAGTATTTCTGAGATTACAAGGATTCCTGTAGTTTCAGAATATGCTGATGTGTTTAAGGAGATACCAGGGTTGCCTCCAAAAAGGGTAATCGACTTCTCCATTgatgtgataccaggtactgcCCCGGTATCGAAAGCACCCTATCGGATGGCTCCAGCTGAACTTCAGGAGTTGAAGGTTCAGATTGATGGATTACTGGCTCAAGGGTTTATACAGGCTAGTGtatctccttggggtgcaccaGTGTTGTTTGTGAAAAAGAAGGATAATTCACTCcgattatgtgtggattatcggcagctgaacaaggtgaccatcaagaacaggtaccctttacctaggattgatgacttgttcgatcagcttagagaggctactgtgttctccaagattgatttgagatctggatatcaccagttaAGGGTGAAGGATGAGGATATTCCAAAAACGGCGTTCAGGACCAGGTATGGACATTTTGAGTtccttgtcatgccttttggtctaactaATGCACCAGCGGCATTCATGGACTTAATGAACCGTACGTTCAGTCCTTACTTAGATCAGTTTGTAGTGGTGTTCGTTGACGACATCTTAATTTATTCAAAGTCATCAGATGAGCATGAGAAACATTTACGGATTGTACTACAGACGCTAAGAGAGAAGAAATTGTTTGCCAAGTTTGAAAAGTGCGACTTTTGGCAAAAGGAAGTCAAGTTCCTTGGTCACGTAGTTTCAAAGGATGGAGTTTCTGTGGATCCTTCGAAAGTTGAAGCAGTGATGAGTTGGAGTCGCCCCACTACTGTTACAGAGATCCGTAGCTTCCTTGGATTAGCAGGTTACTACAGGCGCTTCATTGAGGGGTTTTCTAGTATCGCTTCAGCTTTGACTAAGTTGACACGGAACGACACTCAGTTTATATGGACGGATGAGTGTGAGAAGGCTTTCAGTGAGCTAAAGACAAGATTGACAACAGCTCCAGTGTTAACTATTCCATCTAGTGGAGGTGGTTTAGTTATCTAcagtgatgcatctcatcagggtttggggtgtgtgttgatgcagaatGGTGGCGTTGTTGCTTATGGTTCTAGACAACTGAAAGTTCATGAGCGAAACTACCCCACTCATGATCTAGAGTTGGCCGCGGTAGTGTttgccttgaagatttggagacaCTATCTATATGGTGAGAAATTCGAACTCTTTTCTGATCATAAGAGTTTGAAGTACCTATTCTCCCAgaaggagttgaacatgagaCAGAGGAGGTGGATGGAGCTCATCAAAGACTATGATTTCACTTTGGAGTATCATCCCGGAAAGGCTAATGTAGTGGctgatgctttgagtaggaagcccCAAGTAATCATGGCATCGCTCATGGTGCAGGAATGGCTCATGTTGGAAGCTGCATCGAAGTTTGATCTTATGCCCACTAGAGTTGGACATGAAATCTTTCTCGGAAGTATCACCTTACAGTCCACCTTGATTTCCAAGATCATTCAGGGTCAGACACTTGATGAGTTTGCCCAGGCGAGGATTGCAGAGATGACTGCTAATCCTAATGTGGAGGGCCCTTCTGAGTGGGCTACTAGAGCAGATGGGGGGTTGAGATTTCGAGGAAGATTGTATGTTCCAAGTGTTGATAACCTCAAGGAGGAAGTCATGCGGGAAGCTCATAGATCTCGATACACGATACATCCAGGGGGTACTAAAATGTATATGGACCTACGGAGACAATTTTGGTGGTATGGAATGAAGAGGGATGTGGCGGAACATGTGTCAAAGTGTCTTACATGTCAGCGAGTGAAGGCAGAGCATCAGAGGCCTGCAGGGATGCTGCAACCATTACCGATTCCTGTGTGGAAATGGGAAGATATCTCCATGGACTTTGTGACTGGATTGCCTAGGTCCAGGCAAGGTTATGACTCAATTTGGGTGATTGTGGACCGATTGACGAAGTCTGCACACTTCCTTCCTGTGGCAAAAACTTACTCAGGGGATGCGTTGTGTAAGTTGTATGTGAATGAGATAGTAAGGCTGCATGGTGTGCTTGTTACAATTGTTTCTGATCGGGATGCTCGTTTCACTTCAGAATTTTGGCGTAGATTCCATAAGGCATTGGGCACGTCTTTAGCTATGAGCACCGCATTCCATCCACAGACAGATGGGCAAACTGAGAGAGTGAATCAGGTGATGGAGGATATGCTTAGAGCTTGTGTGTTGGACTTTAAGGGAAGTTGGGCGGATCACCTACCATTGATAGAGTTTGCCTACAACAACAGTTATTACGCCAGCATCGGCATGGCCCCGTATGAGGCTCtttatggtaggccatgtagaaCTCCTATCTGTTGGACAGAAGTAGGGGAGAAGGGACTCTTTGGTCCTGCACTTGTTCTGGAGACTACAGAGAAGATCACTACTATTCGGGGTAGGATCCAAATAGCACAaagtagacagaagagttatgcagaCTTGAAGAGAAGACCAGTTGAGTTCGAGACGGGTGATTACGTgttcttgaaggtctcaccTATGAAAGGCGTAGTCAGATTTGGCAAGAAGGGAAAACTCGCACCAAGGTATGTTGGACCCTTTGAGATTCTAGAGAGGGTTGGGAAAGTGGCATATCGGCTTGCTCTACCTATCAGCATGTCGGGTGTGCACAATGTCTTTCATGTGTCTATGCTCAGGAAGTACGTCCGAGATGAGTCGCACGTGATTGATCATGGAACTATTGAGGTAAACACTGATGTAACCTTTGTGgttgaacctgttcgtatcTTGGATAGGTCTACGAAGAAGCTTCGTAGGAAGGAGTTTGATCTTGTGAAGGTGTTGTGGAGTCATCATGATGAGGGTGATGCATCATG
This region includes:
- the LOC133722841 gene encoding uncharacterized protein LOC133722841, translated to MDRQRGYGVRRRGGGIGGRRERTRPLEEVYLSDAESSFDVQPTPPVVEVVDAVRLAKLVKEIKQLGATPFEGGVDHWAADQWLENMMSCFEMVICSETEKWKIAAYLLQGDARIWWAGQRNTVNMATLTWNGFVELFQDMYFPDAVREQIELDFISLEQGTMTVREYETRFTQLYRFVPQLDAQALAKKFLRGLNSRIREIVYPLRLTTKEEIFASAMAHEQATSMHTSERGVVRESLGKGKAIVGSSGSRDHGGRSWKRQRTSFHPQAPTRMVNQYQAPARAAPAPFRAVPVRQVAPTAPVKCYNCGEQGHISKVCTKAQIRVCFNCGQPGHISRECTRPQGRRQGNQQRLLPPAPARVFAIGQGGTGVEGTLSVYSYLARVLFDTGASHSFISSSVVEVLGLISMPLFRSLCVTSPLGVSLELDMFCDDCPIGIGGREFSASLIVIPDHTYDVILGMDWLSPNHALIDCFRMIVSFHIPGQPVFHYRCLKSDITMRAGILAHIESGSSISEITRIPVVSEYADVFKEIPGLPPKRVIDFSIDVIPGTAPVSKAPYRMAPAELQELKVQIDGLLAQGFIQASDIPKTAFRTRYGHFEFLVMPFGLTNAPAAFMDLMNRTFSPYLDQFVVVFVDDILIYSKSSDEHEKHLRIVLQTLREKKLFAKFEKCDFWQKEVKFLGHVVSKDGVSVDPSKVEAVMSWSRPTTVTEIRSFLGLAGYYRRFIEGFSSIASALTKLTRNDTQFIWTDECEKAFSELKTRLTTAPVLTIPSSGGGLVIYSDASHQGLGCVLMQNGGVVAYGSRQLKVHERNYPTHDLELAAVVFALKIWRHYLYGEKFELFSDHKSLKYLFSQKELNMRQRRWMELIKDYDFTLEFHKALGTSLAMSTAFHPQTDGQTERVNQVMEDMLRACVLDFKGSWADHLPLIEFAYNNSYYASIGMAPSRGEGTLWSCTCSGDYREDHYYSG